The following coding sequences are from one Parabacteroides pacaensis window:
- a CDS encoding AlbA family DNA-binding domain-containing protein — protein sequence MLNTENIQSLIDSGEGYNVEFKVRVPSKVRELTEEICAFANADGGYLLIGIDDNGQIIGTNLENDKRSAIQGSISEISPALHCELYAVNIEDKTVWVIDVPSGKDKPYIFSGSIFVREGANSQKLRTVEEMRSFFQECNKIFFDAIPCSWFNIYTDADEQAIKDFRTEAQLSPSTANKQIFENLELFTDKGIAKNGAAMFFGKQPERKFPHAITRCVLFKGTTKIYIIDDKSFGGPLYQQYLQAMAWLESKLQVAYKIEGAGPREEIWEIPLTVFKEAIINALSHRDYYEQGATITIEMFDDRVEISNPGGLLPIVAKDFGHKSMTRNPLIFGLFTRMHLVERVASGIPRMQEAMKEAHLPEPEFHTEGMFTVVFKRKTKNYANYDTTNDIVNDIVNNTINENEQAVIDLLKTKPGLNASQIAENISKSWRTTMRYLKSLNEKDVIEFRGAPKTGGYFLKNNANMK from the coding sequence ATGTTGAATACTGAAAACATACAATCACTCATTGATAGCGGAGAAGGCTATAATGTAGAGTTCAAAGTTCGTGTTCCCTCTAAAGTTCGTGAACTGACAGAAGAAATTTGCGCTTTCGCCAATGCAGACGGAGGGTATTTACTTATTGGCATAGATGATAACGGACAGATTATAGGCACAAATTTAGAGAATGATAAACGTTCTGCCATTCAAGGCTCTATCAGTGAAATATCTCCGGCTCTTCATTGCGAGCTATACGCCGTGAATATTGAAGATAAAACAGTTTGGGTGATTGATGTTCCATCAGGTAAAGACAAACCTTATATATTCTCAGGTTCTATCTTTGTACGCGAGGGAGCAAACTCTCAAAAACTTCGTACTGTCGAAGAAATGCGTAGCTTCTTTCAGGAGTGCAACAAAATATTTTTTGATGCTATTCCCTGCTCATGGTTCAACATTTACACTGATGCAGACGAACAAGCGATAAAAGACTTCCGTACGGAAGCACAACTAAGTCCATCGACCGCCAACAAACAGATATTCGAGAATTTGGAACTGTTTACAGATAAAGGTATAGCCAAAAATGGTGCAGCCATGTTCTTTGGCAAACAACCCGAACGGAAATTTCCGCACGCAATAACAAGATGTGTTCTTTTCAAGGGAACAACCAAAATATATATTATTGATGATAAATCTTTCGGTGGTCCACTATACCAGCAATATTTACAAGCAATGGCATGGCTGGAAAGCAAACTGCAAGTTGCATATAAAATTGAGGGAGCAGGACCGAGAGAGGAAATTTGGGAAATTCCTCTTACTGTATTTAAAGAAGCCATTATAAACGCTTTATCCCATCGTGATTATTACGAACAGGGAGCAACCATTACGATAGAAATGTTCGACGACCGAGTAGAAATATCAAATCCCGGAGGACTTTTGCCTATTGTAGCTAAAGATTTCGGGCACAAGAGTATGACACGTAACCCATTAATATTTGGTCTGTTTACCCGTATGCACTTGGTTGAAAGGGTTGCATCCGGCATTCCCCGTATGCAAGAAGCTATGAAAGAAGCCCATCTTCCTGAACCTGAATTTCATACAGAGGGAATGTTTACGGTAGTATTCAAGAGAAAAACAAAGAACTATGCCAACTATGACACTACAAATGACATAGTAAATGACATAGTAAATAATACTATAAATGAGAATGAACAGGCTGTTATTGATTTGCTAAAAACAAAGCCGGGATTAAATGCGTCACAAATAGCAGAAAACATTTCAAAGAGCTGGAGAACAACAATGCGTTATCTCAAATCCCTGAATGAAAAAGATGTGATAGAATTTAGAGGCGCACCCAAAACAGGAGGATATTTCCTGAAAAACAATGCTAATATGAAATAA
- a CDS encoding PHP domain-containing protein, with protein MKKNFFILCFAVISLSVTWAQPPNDDLHSMPEYVHNSHRKIIRIPDIQGFHTLKCDLHTHTVFSDGNVWPTIRINEAWQDGLDAVAITDHVEYHPKQKYVVGDLNTSNTIAQEKADEIGFLLIKGTEITRKKPDGHMNALFIQDANKIKVEKAADAVEEAYRQGAVIMLNHPGWPDNKSTMDTMHIRFMKEGKIKMVEVFNSKSFYPKVVGWMNEYNLAPAASSDIHDLISHRHPADTDIRPMTLVLAKDRSLEGIKEALLAKRTLAFFNQNIVGQKEWVQALFEACLPIKMVVDNKKKKRYTFEICNNSDIGFVLKTKNGTEILLRPNSIYRMNIGYKSLDTTYEVMNAHIDINTHLVTRLPFAKALHK; from the coding sequence ATGAAAAAGAACTTTTTTATTCTCTGCTTCGCAGTTATCTCGCTCTCTGTAACCTGGGCGCAACCCCCTAACGATGATTTACATTCCATGCCGGAATATGTACACAACAGCCATCGTAAAATCATTCGGATTCCGGACATTCAAGGATTTCATACTTTAAAATGTGACTTGCATACCCATACAGTATTTTCTGATGGAAATGTATGGCCGACCATACGTATAAACGAAGCTTGGCAGGACGGACTGGATGCGGTTGCTATTACAGATCATGTAGAGTACCATCCTAAACAAAAATATGTAGTAGGAGACTTAAATACTTCCAACACGATTGCTCAAGAAAAAGCAGATGAAATCGGTTTCTTGTTAATAAAAGGAACAGAGATCACTCGTAAAAAACCAGATGGTCACATGAATGCTCTTTTTATTCAAGACGCAAACAAAATAAAAGTGGAAAAAGCTGCTGATGCCGTAGAAGAAGCCTACCGGCAAGGAGCTGTAATTATGCTGAATCATCCGGGCTGGCCAGATAATAAATCAACCATGGATACTATGCATATCCGTTTTATGAAAGAAGGCAAAATAAAAATGGTGGAAGTTTTCAATAGTAAATCTTTTTATCCCAAAGTGGTAGGATGGATGAATGAGTACAATTTGGCTCCCGCCGCTTCCAGCGATATCCATGATTTGATCTCCCACCGCCATCCTGCTGATACCGATATACGCCCCATGACTTTAGTATTAGCTAAAGACCGTTCTTTGGAAGGTATAAAGGAAGCATTACTCGCCAAACGTACCCTAGCTTTTTTTAATCAAAACATTGTAGGACAAAAAGAATGGGTACAAGCGTTATTCGAAGCATGCCTCCCAATTAAAATGGTTGTAGACAATAAGAAAAAGAAACGGTATACTTTCGAAATTTGTAATAATTCGGACATCGGCTTTGTTCTAAAAACAAAGAACGGAACCGAAATTCTCCTACGTCCTAACTCTATCTATCGGATGAATATAGGATACAAAAGCTTGGATACTACCTACGAAGTGATGAATGCCCATATTGACATAAATACCCATTTGGTAACAAGATTACCTTTTGCAAAAGCTTTGCACAAATAA
- a CDS encoding GtrA family protein, with protein sequence MKNSTHIIRFIIVGTFNALITALVVWILMDELDCNYLWSNVAAYVIAQINNFFWSKYWIFSSAQGKFHREIPLFFVAFGCAYACQFISLLLMVEIFDLNEYLAQFIGLFIYGFVNFTINKKLTFKKREL encoded by the coding sequence ATGAAAAACTCAACACACATTATCCGGTTTATTATCGTAGGAACCTTTAATGCCCTCATAACAGCTCTAGTAGTTTGGATTTTGATGGACGAACTGGACTGTAATTATTTATGGTCGAATGTTGCTGCTTATGTAATTGCTCAAATAAACAATTTTTTCTGGAGCAAGTATTGGATTTTTTCATCCGCCCAAGGCAAATTCCACCGGGAAATTCCTTTATTTTTTGTTGCATTCGGATGTGCCTATGCGTGTCAATTTATTTCTTTATTACTCATGGTAGAAATTTTTGATTTGAATGAATATTTAGCTCAGTTTATCGGATTGTTCATTTATGGATTTGTAAACTTTACTATTAATAAGAAATTAACTTTCAAAAAAAGAGAACTATAA
- the metF gene encoding methylenetetrahydrofolate reductase [NAD(P)H], producing the protein MKVIDLIKDNKKTTFSFEILPPLKGNSIEKVYSVIDKLCEFDPKYINITSHHSEYVYKTMPDGTYQKVNIRKRPGAVAIAAAIQNKYGITAVPHIICKGFTKDETEYALIDLNFLGVYDLLLLRGDIKTVEAAQLSTAESHNHACDLQQQVNNFNEGIALDGSKFDKPVVPFSYGVAGYPEKHEEAPNMDSDIFFLKEKVKNGADYIVTQMFFDNEKYYSFVNRCRAEGITVPIIPGIKPVVLRNQLTVLPKIFRSEIPEPFAIELRKCKNDEEAKQVGIEWCIQQCKDLIAHGIPSLHFYSLMASDSIKKVAKEIY; encoded by the coding sequence ATGAAAGTAATCGACCTGATAAAAGACAATAAAAAAACAACATTCTCGTTCGAAATACTTCCCCCTCTTAAGGGAAACAGTATCGAAAAAGTATATAGCGTTATTGACAAACTTTGTGAATTCGATCCTAAATACATTAATATAACTTCCCATCACAGCGAATATGTATATAAAACTATGCCGGACGGCACTTACCAGAAAGTAAATATCAGGAAACGTCCCGGTGCCGTAGCGATAGCTGCTGCTATCCAAAACAAATACGGCATTACCGCCGTACCACATATTATATGTAAAGGATTTACGAAAGACGAAACAGAATATGCATTAATTGACCTGAATTTCTTAGGAGTATACGATTTACTTCTATTGCGTGGAGACATCAAAACCGTAGAGGCTGCACAACTTTCTACGGCAGAAAGCCACAATCATGCTTGCGATTTACAACAACAAGTTAATAATTTTAATGAAGGTATCGCGCTGGACGGGAGTAAATTTGATAAACCCGTCGTTCCTTTTTCGTATGGAGTAGCAGGTTACCCGGAAAAGCATGAGGAAGCTCCTAATATGGATTCGGATATCTTTTTTTTAAAAGAAAAAGTAAAAAACGGGGCTGATTATATTGTTACTCAAATGTTTTTCGACAACGAAAAATATTATTCTTTCGTAAACCGTTGCCGTGCCGAAGGAATTACCGTTCCAATCATTCCCGGCATTAAACCTGTCGTTTTAAGAAACCAATTGACCGTATTACCTAAAATATTCCGTTCCGAAATACCAGAACCTTTTGCTATAGAACTTCGCAAATGCAAAAATGATGAAGAAGCGAAACAAGTAGGAATAGAATGGTGCATCCAACAATGCAAGGATTTAATTGCCCACGGCATTCCTAGTTTACATTTTTATTCATTAATGGCTTCCGACAGCATAAAAAAGGTTGCAAAGGAGATTTACTAA
- a CDS encoding rhomboid family intramembrane serine protease — translation MVTYIIVGITVVVSYICFNNREWFIRLALIPYFTVKRNEWYRLITHGFVHADFTHLFVNMFTFWSFGTYMEHLFRYLGYGNGGYMGLYFGGMIVASIPDLIKHHNNPNYVSIGASGAVSAVLFSSIFFDPWSKILLFAVIPIPGLVFGILYLFYCQYMNKRGGDNINHNAHFYGAVYGFIYPALLNPSLIKVFLSHF, via the coding sequence ATGGTTACTTATATTATCGTTGGCATTACGGTTGTCGTCTCTTATATATGTTTCAATAATAGAGAATGGTTCATAAGATTAGCTCTCATTCCCTATTTTACTGTAAAAAGAAATGAATGGTACAGGCTGATTACCCATGGATTCGTTCATGCCGATTTTACTCACCTATTTGTCAATATGTTTACTTTTTGGTCATTCGGAACTTATATGGAACATTTGTTCCGTTATTTGGGATATGGAAACGGAGGATATATGGGACTATATTTCGGAGGAATGATCGTAGCTTCTATTCCCGACCTGATTAAGCATCACAATAATCCGAATTATGTTTCTATCGGAGCTTCCGGGGCTGTTTCCGCCGTTTTATTTTCCTCAATTTTTTTCGATCCGTGGAGTAAAATCCTTTTATTTGCGGTAATTCCCATCCCCGGACTTGTCTTCGGGATTCTATACTTGTTTTATTGTCAATACATGAATAAACGAGGAGGTGATAATATCAATCACAATGCCCATTTTTACGGAGCAGTATATGGGTTTATTTACCCTGCTTTATTAAATCCTTCCTTGATCAAGGTATTTCTCTCGCATTTTTGA
- a CDS encoding DNA polymerase III subunit — MYFKDIIGQEETKRRLIQSAQQGIVPHAQLFCEPEGAGAFPLALAYARYLNCAHPSETDACGKCPSCLKYDALMHPDLYFVFPIVANKEKKKEICDDYLSEWRNFLNDRPYFNLNTWLNYLGAENKQAIIYAKESDEIIRKLSLKAYEANYRVLMVWLPEKMNETCANKLLKMIEEPPAHTLFLLISNNPDLIIGTIQSRSQRINIRAIAIDAIIRTLMSKFGLSPDDAKNVGHIANGNFIKAMEVISLSEENKLYLELFKGMMRNSWSKNVKGMKETAELFVSLGRERQKDFLSFVQRMIRENFIYHFQEPDLNYMNHDEASFSTKFSPFVNERNVYDLMAELEKADVQITQNVNPKMIFFDLSLKITVLLKR; from the coding sequence ATGTATTTTAAAGATATTATCGGCCAAGAAGAGACAAAAAGACGGTTAATCCAATCTGCTCAACAGGGGATTGTCCCGCATGCACAACTTTTTTGCGAACCCGAAGGTGCAGGTGCGTTTCCTTTGGCACTTGCATATGCCCGTTATCTAAATTGCGCTCATCCAAGCGAGACTGACGCTTGTGGAAAATGCCCTTCATGTTTGAAATATGACGCATTGATGCATCCGGATTTATACTTCGTCTTTCCCATTGTTGCCAACAAAGAAAAAAAGAAAGAAATATGTGACGACTATCTATCTGAGTGGCGGAATTTCTTAAATGACAGACCGTATTTTAACCTCAATACCTGGTTGAATTATCTAGGAGCCGAAAATAAACAAGCTATTATTTATGCGAAAGAAAGTGATGAAATTATCCGAAAACTAAGTTTAAAAGCATACGAGGCTAACTATCGGGTACTGATGGTATGGTTACCGGAAAAAATGAATGAGACATGTGCTAACAAGCTTCTGAAAATGATAGAAGAACCGCCTGCCCATACCTTGTTCCTGCTTATCTCAAATAATCCGGATCTAATTATCGGCACGATTCAATCCCGTTCCCAACGCATTAATATACGAGCTATCGCTATAGACGCGATCATTAGAACGTTAATGAGCAAGTTCGGTCTTTCACCTGATGATGCTAAAAATGTAGGCCATATAGCCAACGGTAACTTCATTAAAGCGATGGAAGTGATCAGTCTAAGTGAGGAAAACAAATTATATCTGGAATTATTTAAGGGGATGATGCGTAATTCCTGGTCTAAGAATGTAAAAGGAATGAAAGAAACAGCAGAACTTTTCGTATCACTAGGACGCGAACGCCAAAAAGATTTTCTTTCGTTCGTCCAACGGATGATCCGAGAAAACTTCATTTACCATTTTCAAGAACCTGATTTAAATTATATGAATCACGACGAGGCTTCTTTCTCTACTAAGTTTTCTCCCTTCGTCAACGAACGAAACGTATATGACTTGATGGCTGAACTTGAAAAAGCAGATGTCCAGATCACCCAAAACGTGAATCCTAAAATGATATTCTTCGATTTATCTTTGAAAATAACCGTTTTATTAAAGCGATGA
- a CDS encoding cyclophilin-like fold protein has protein sequence MKLTVDNRIIIATMEDNIATRNFLPRLLMEVTLNDYAGTEKIFCPSPALTTEGVACSCAPLFGDITIYVPW, from the coding sequence ATGAAGCTCACAGTAGACAACCGCATCATTATTGCCACAATGGAAGATAATATTGCGACCCGGAACTTTCTGCCTCGTCTGCTGATGGAAGTTACACTGAACGACTATGCCGGAACGGAAAAAATATTTTGTCCTTCACCTGCATTAACTACAGAGGGCGTAGCATGTAGTTGTGCACCTTTATTTGGCGACATTACGATTTATGTGCCTTGGTAA
- a CDS encoding TetR/AcrR family transcriptional regulator: MNDTRNEIIRLGNELIRSIGYNAFSYADISKILGIKNAAIHYYFPSKSDLGVEIIQRNISAFKELIESWKKLDYRQQFYNYVHMHDSFIGNHWVCIVGALSPSYDTLPENMQKKLQELVNIILKWLTDLLETGLKAEIFSFNETPRIRAYMIHSALLSSLQMNKVLRNDIYKTIQEGLLNI; the protein is encoded by the coding sequence ATGAATGATACAAGAAATGAAATAATCCGTTTAGGAAATGAATTAATCCGCTCTATTGGCTATAATGCTTTTAGCTATGCTGATATATCTAAGATATTAGGTATAAAGAATGCGGCAATTCATTACTATTTCCCGTCAAAATCAGATTTGGGTGTAGAAATTATACAACGTAATATTTCTGCTTTTAAAGAGTTGATAGAAAGTTGGAAAAAGTTAGATTATAGACAACAATTCTATAACTACGTTCACATGCATGATAGTTTTATTGGAAATCATTGGGTTTGTATTGTAGGAGCACTTTCTCCCTCTTATGATACACTTCCTGAAAATATGCAGAAAAAGTTACAAGAATTGGTGAATATCATTTTAAAATGGCTTACAGACTTATTAGAGACAGGCTTAAAAGCTGAAATATTTTCATTTAATGAAACTCCACGCATTAGGGCATACATGATTCATTCTGCATTGTTGTCTTCTTTGCAAATGAATAAAGTTCTTAGAAATGATATATATAAGACAATTCAAGAAGGACTATTAAATATTTAA
- a CDS encoding putative quinol monooxygenase: protein MRTLKMTQSINQASLEKNKVRLSKITVDPSRLDEYNAYLKEEIEASMRLEPGVLTLYAVSEKEHPYKVTILEIYADEIAYRNHIETPHFQKYKQGTVDMVRSLELVDVTSLIPGLKIK from the coding sequence ATGAGAACATTGAAGATGACTCAGTCGATAAACCAAGCTTCACTGGAGAAAAATAAGGTACGCCTATCGAAGATTACGGTAGATCCGTCCCGTCTGGATGAGTATAATGCTTATTTAAAGGAGGAGATCGAAGCTTCAATGCGTCTGGAGCCGGGTGTGTTGACCCTCTATGCTGTATCGGAAAAAGAACATCCATATAAAGTGACGATACTGGAAATTTATGCGGATGAGATAGCTTATCGGAACCATATTGAAACCCCGCATTTCCAAAAATACAAGCAAGGAACAGTCGACATGGTGCGATCACTGGAATTAGTTGATGTTACGTCGCTTATTCCGGGACTAAAAATCAAATAA